CGTTCGGCGAGTCCTGGCACAACTCGCACCACGCCGACCCGACCGGGGCCCGGCACGGCGTCGGCCGCGGTCAGCTCGACATCTCCGCGCGGCTGATCTGGATGTTCGAGAAGTTCCGCTGGGCCTCGCACGTGCGCTGGCCCCGGCCGGAACGCCTCGCCCGCAAGCTCAAGGCCGCCTGAGCGGCTTCAGGACCTGCGGACCCGCTCCTCGAGCCGGGTCCGCAGGTCGCCGCGGCTCGACACCGCGAGCACCGGCCCCGGGTTCCCGGTCGTCCCGGACGGGCTCAGCACGTCCGCGACGAACCGCCGCACCCGTTCCGGCGCGGGCGTCACGTCGCCGCCCAGCTGGGCCACCGGCTGCGGGGCTTCGGACGGCGTGGTCTCCACCGCGACCGACCAGCCGGCCCGCATGGTCCACAACAGCATCAGATCCCGGCCGGGAAACCGCGGGGACCGTCCGTTCAGCGCGACATACGCGGTGATCGTGTCGGTGACCTCGCACGACGAGCACTCCGCCGACACCCCGACCGCGGCGGCGACCTCGCGCACATACGCGGCCAGCGCCTGCCGCAGCACCTGCGGATCGTCGGCGGTGGGCAGGGACATCGGGCGTTCCGGACCGGACAGGAGCATGGGTCTCCTCTTCCGCCGCCGTGTCCGCCTCGCGCGGAAACCGGGGTCGTCGAATCGCGCGAGGGCCGGCGGTCGCGATGATCGGGGTCGCACCGGATCGGGCATCCGGCAGCTGGACCGGACTCCGACTCTACCCGCTGGGACAACCCCTCGGCCCGGATCGACCCGTCCGGCGGCAGCCGAAATCGCCCGGCACGCCGCCTTCGCCCGCGGAATCGGCGGCCGACGTGGCGATCCGCGCGGCGAAAAGTCCAGTGTGGACAGACGACGCGACCTCACCCGGGCTGTCCGCCGCCAAGATCTCCCGCCGAGCCGCCGTCAGCCGCCTCCGCGATCGACGTCGCCGCCCACGCGGCGAACAACCCCGCCTGCACGTACGGCGCGGCCTCGCCTACCGCGCGCACCACCGACCGGGCGCGTCCTGGCTCAGATCCGGTTTCCGGCGCGGGCTCGGCGGCCGCGGGCCGGTCGGTGCGCCACGGCGGCTCCTCGGCCCGGACCTCGGCGAGGAAGTCCGCGGTCGGGTCGCCGTCCGGTTCGGTCATCCGTTCACGATGGCCCTCCCCGACGGCTCCCGCCAGCAGAATCGCCTCAGAACAGCAGCGGCAGCAGCGCCTGGCGCCGCTTGAGCACCGCGCCGTAGCGGGCGTCGAGGCGCAGCCACGAATCGGTGGCGGTCACCCGGACCACGTCGCCGTCGATCGACGAATCGAACAGCCCCATCCCGGACAGCGCGAACAGGCATCGCATCTGGACCTTGACCTCGAGGTCTCCCCCGGTGACGGTCAGCACCGCCTGGTCCATCAGCGAGGCGGGCGGCGTGCCGTGCGGCCCGGCGTTGTCGCGGGCGAGCGCGACGCCGCGATCGGCCAGCTCCGAGATCACGCCGACCGGCAGTTCGTCGACCTTCTGCCAGCGGTCGGAGACCGGCAGCTCGGCGTGCCACAGCAGGTCGCGCGCCGGACCCGGGTCCATCACCTCGCCGCCCGCGACGGCGAGCGCCGCGAGCAGTTCGTTGCCGGACACCGTGACGTCCGCCGGGGTCACCGTCCCGGCGACCGCGCGGGTCGCGAGGACCTCGAACGGCGTGGCCGTCCACGCCTCGACCACGTCGTCGCCCCGGCGGCGCAGCCGGACGGCGGTCGTGCCGTCCAGCCGCACCGCGCGGGCCACGAACGCGCTGAGCGTCTCCCGGTCGTCCGGATCGGGAATCCGCAGCTCAGGCATCGGCCAGCACCCGCTTGAGGAATTCGGATTCCTCGTCGCTGAGCCGGCGCGGCCGGAGTTTGACCGTGTCGTACGGGGCCAGCACGGTCTCGGCGGTGACCGCGACCGGATCGGTCGCGTCCGGACCGGTCCGCACGACGTACCCGAGCGTCACCGTCGAAGCCCGCAGCTCGGTGAGCGTGATCTCCACGCGCACCGAACGGCCGGGCACCGCGACGATCGGCGCGCGGTAGTGCACCGCGAGCTTCACGACCACGACGCCCTTCGGCAGCTCGGTGAGCCCCGCGCGCTCGGCTTCGCCGAA
The nucleotide sequence above comes from Amycolatopsis sp. AA4. Encoded proteins:
- a CDS encoding thioesterase family protein yields the protein MTFVSHVQPRWSDMDVYGHVNHANVVTLLEEARVPVLFGEAERAGLTELPKGVVVVKLAVHYRAPIVAVPGRSVRVEITLTELRASTVTLGYVVRTGPDATDPVAVTAETVLAPYDTVKLRPRRLSDEESEFLKRVLADA
- a CDS encoding DUF6292 family protein, with product MLLSGPERPMSLPTADDPQVLRQALAAYVREVAAAVGVSAECSSCEVTDTITAYVALNGRSPRFPGRDLMLLWTMRAGWSVAVETTPSEAPQPVAQLGGDVTPAPERVRRFVADVLSPSGTTGNPGPVLAVSSRGDLRTRLEERVRRS